The following proteins come from a genomic window of Mustela lutreola isolate mMusLut2 chromosome 6, mMusLut2.pri, whole genome shotgun sequence:
- the LOC131833050 gene encoding butyrophilin subfamily 2 member A2-like: MEAAAALRFSVPRSLLSFMLVSCLGLLSAPFTVMGPADPVLAMVGEDTMFRCHLSPKKDAEHMEVRWFRAQFSPAVLVYKDGQERTEEQMEEYRGRTTLVSDHINTGSVVLVIHNITAHDNGIYHCYFQEGRSYDEAILRLMVAGLGSKPLIEMKGQEDGGVRLECTSGGWYPEPYVVWRDPHGAIMPVLEEAYTVDTEGLFMVTTAVVIRDCSVRNASCSVVSTLLGQEKETIIFIPESFAPSMFPWTAGLAVLLPSLLLFITGSVCLIRKLHRGKEVEKEEKEIACKELETDQMEKEKERQIREQLEEELRWRRTLLHAADVVLDPDTAHPELFLTEDGRSVRRGPSRQSVPNNPERFDCRPCVLGLESFSSGRHYWEVEVENVMVWAVGVCRDSVERKGEALLVPQNGFWTLEMFGNQYRALSSPEKILPLRERLRRVGIFLDYEAGDISFYNMRDRSHIYTCPRSPFSGPLRPFFRLGSDDSPLFICPAFMGARGVLVPEGGLILHRMGTHRRSHHEEFPGLRAK, translated from the exons ATGGAGGCGGCCGCTGCTTTGCGCTTCTCCGTGCCCCGCTCCCTTCTGTCCTTCATGTTGGTCAGCTGCTTGGGCCTGCTCTCAG CCCCGTTTACTGTCATGGGGCCAGCTGACCCTGTCCTGGCCATGGTGGGAGAAGACACCATGTTCCGCTGCCACCTGTCCCCCAAGAAGGACGCAGAGCACATGGAGGTGCGCTGGTTCCGTGCTCAGTTCTCCCCAGCAGTGCTTGTGTATAAGGATGGACAGGAGAGGACCGAGGAGCAGATGGAGGAGTACCGGGGAAGAACCACCTTGGTGAGTGACCACATCAACACAGGGAGTGTGGTGCTTGTCATACACAACATCACAGCCCACGACAATGGCATCTACCACTGTTACTTCCAAGAAGGCAGATCCTACGATGAGGCCATCCTGCGCCTGATGGTGGCAG GCCTGGGCTCTAAGCCGCTCATTGAAATGAAGGGCCAGGAGGATGGCGGCGTGCGGCTGGAGTGCACGTCCGGAGGATGGTACCCGGAGCCCTATGTGGTATGGAGGGACCCTCACGGTGCGATCATGCCGGTGCTGGAGGAGGCTTACACAGTGGACACAGAAGGCCTCTTCATGGTCACCACGGCCGTGGTCATCAGGGACTGCTCGGTGAGGAACGCGTCCTGCTCTGTGGTCAGCACCCTGCTTGGCCAGGAGAAGGAAACCATCATTTTCATCCCAG AATCCTTTGCTCCCAGCATGTTTCCCTGGACGGCGGGCCTCGCTGTCCTCctgccttctctgcttctcttcatCACCGGGAGCGTCTGTCTCATCAGGAAACTCCACAGAGGAAAAGAggttgaaaaagaagagaaagaaattgcaTGTAAGGAACTGGAGACAGACcagatggaaaaagagaaagaacgtCAAATAAGAG AGCAACTTGAAGAAGAACTAC GATGGAGAAGAACCTTGCTACATGCCG CCGATGTGGTCCTGGATCCGGACACCGCTCATCCTGAGCTCTTCCTCACAGAGGACGGGAGAAGCGTGAGACGAGGCCCCTCCAGGCAGAGTGTCCCCAACAACCCGGAGAGATTCGACTGCCGGCCTTGCGTGCTGGGCCTGGAGAGCTTCTCCTCAGGAAGGCATTACTGGGAGGTGGAGGTTGAAAACGTGATGGTGTGGGCTGTGGGGGTTTGCAGAGACAGTGTTGAGAGGAAAGGGGAGGCCCTACTGGTCCCCCAGAATGGCTTCTGGACCCTGGAGATGTTTGGAAACCAGTACCGGGCCCTTTCTTCCCCTGAGAAGATTCTCCCCCTGAGAGAGCGTCTTCGCCGGGTGGGCATCTTTCTGGACTATGAAGCCGGAGATATCTCCTTCTATAACATGAGGGACAGATCACACATCTACACATGTCCCCGTTCACCCTTTTCTGGGCCCCTAAGGCCCTTCTTCAGGCTGGGGTCTGATGACAGCCCCCTCTTCATCTGCCCAGCCTTCATGGGGGCACGGGGGGTCCTGGTGCCAGAGGGCGGCTTGATTCTCCACAGGATGGGGACCCATCGTCGCAGCCACCATGAAGAGTTTCCTGGCCTCAGAGCCAAGTAG